From the genome of Eublepharis macularius isolate TG4126 chromosome 12, MPM_Emac_v1.0, whole genome shotgun sequence, one region includes:
- the LOC129339543 gene encoding zymogen granule membrane protein 16-like: MHSLRKSISPSKMLAVVLLSFLSAGTSYGIAQARTSSFSGEFGGSTGSHFDQSNNQLDGPITALRIRANDRYIVSIQVRYGDSWSNTEGGTVGSSSNVQLFLGEGFVQVLGRFRSHMEYLAFRTNQGRIFAFGPSFGSGTFFNAEPSFPNTVLRSISGRSGSSVDAIGFHWDTDE; encoded by the exons ATGCACTCCCTAAGGAAG AGCATTTCACCTTCCAAGATGCTAGCGGTGGTTCTTCTGTCTTTCCTCAGTGCAGGAACATCGTATGGTATAG CCCAGGCAAGGACATCTTCCTTCTCTGGAGAATTTGGTGGTAGCACTGGGAGTCATTTTGACCAATCGAATAACCAGCTGGATGGCCCCATTACAGCCCTGAGGATAAGGGCTAATGACAGATATATAGTAAG CATCCAGGTTCGCTATGGAGACTCGTGGTCTAACACTGAAGGGGGCACAGTGGGCAGCTCATCCAATGTGCAGCTTTTTCTCGGAGAAGGGTTTGTGCAGGTTTTGGGCCGTTTCAGAAGCCACATGGAATATCTCGCCTTCCGTACCAACCAAGGCCGCATCTTTGCCTTTGGACCCAGCTTCGGCTCAGGGACATTCTTTAACGCTGAACCTTCATTCCCAAACACAGTTCTGCGTTCCATCAGCGGCCGTTCTGGGTCTtcagttgacgccattgggttcCATTGGGACACAGATGAATGA
- the LOC129338290 gene encoding uncharacterized protein LOC129338290: protein MSEEQEKCLQQFYASHVFLSGEDRRVEENFFAVKTLMDSIVKWAYQSSTGLYPKDPISVGSYPEGLHLHLKDTSINFDFLVPIRFNPTLALVSGGIAKNPSNYEQKLPTYMFHDNGVPVYRWGSKILVDLEAAEEAHVEVHCHNQKAWMEDDDIDLDELDEYKESLKHHNLDPVQILQDFHGYVKIALDPAYSHPLQNDPVFQRRLRPPKVPTIAIWTRQNTTLEAVHPDGPAIQLSFHTGSEALPVKLVPAIQGAIKLSNQWLREDLTHLSDWWGGDLANEKRSFLRKVAALQEVGPELVAKDGFWRLSFSCAETVLLKNVDADGGQRQAALRLLKFVNNTRWMPEYGKVLSSYHLKTVLLWCCEIYPQKAHWETLLSSLWNLLRILTHTLTKKNLPHYFLRPVNLFGKRYKSCPTLYGPLALEALRHEAEAMLADIVGFLLPDGQAEAHNVSEDSEKIVALREFKEKHREDLKALKRMEDEHKYEVVETAEG from the exons ATGAGCGAGGAGCAGGAGAAATGTCTCCAGCAGTTTTACGCTAGTCATGTCTTCCTTTCCGGAGAGGACAGGAGGGTGGAAGAGAACTTCTTTGCAGTGAAGACCCTGATGGATTCAATAGTGAAATGGGCTTACCAGTCCAGCACTGGGTTGTATCCCAAGGACCCCATCTCTGTGGGCAGCTACCCAGAAGGGCTGCATCTCCACCTCAAAGACACTTCCATTAATTTTGACTTCCTCGTCCCAATAAGGTTTAACCCAACGTTGGCCCTCGTCAGTGGGGGCATTGCCAAAAATCCAAGCAACTATGAACAGAAACTTCCTACCTATATGTTCCATGACAACGGAGTGCCCGTGTACCGCTGGGGCTCAAAAATACTTGTGGATCTGGAGGCTGCGGAAGAGGCACACGTGGAAGTCCACTGTCATAACCAAAAAGCGTGGATGGAGGATGACGACATTGATCTTGATGAATTGGATGAATACAAG GAGAGCCTCAAACACCACAACCTGGACCCTGTTCAAATCCTGCAGGACTTTCACGGTTATGTCAAAATTGCATTGGATCCAG CTTACTCACATCCTCTGCAAAACG ATCCGGTTTTCCAACGAAGGCTTCGTCCCCCCAAAGTGCCCACCATAGCCATCTGGACTAGAC AGAACACCACGCTAGAGGCCGTGCATCCAGATGGTCCGGCCATCCAGCTGTCCTTCCACACAGGGTCTGAAGCCCTGCCCGTGAAGCTGGTGCCTGCCATCCAGGGAGCCATCAAACTCTCCAACCAGTGGCTGAGGGAAGACCTGACCCACCTCTCCGACTGGTGGGGTGGGGACCTGGCCAACGAGAAGAGAAGTTTCCTTCGGAAAGTGGCTGCTCTGCAGGAGGTTGGGCCGGAGCTGGTAGCCAAAGATGGGTTTTGGAG GCTCTCATTCAGCTGCGCCGAGACTGTGCTTCTAAAGAACGTTGATGCCGATGGGGGACAAAGACAGGCGGCGCTGAGACTTCTGAAGTTTGTCAACAATACAAGATGGATGCCAGAATATGGCAAAGTCTTGTCCTCCTACCATCTTAAG ACCGTTCTGCTGTGGTGCTGTGAAATCTACCCTCAGAAGGCTCACTGGGAAACCCTGCTGTCCTCCCTGTGGAACCTGCTGAGGATCCTAACTCACACCCTCACCAAAAAAAACCTGCCTCACTACTTCCTGCGGCCCGTCAACCTCTTCGGCAAGCGCTACAAATCCTGCCCCACCCTCTACGGGCCCTTAGCCTTGGAGGCCCTGCGCCACGAAGCTGAAGCAATGCTGGCCGACATTGTGGGATTCCTGCTTCCGGATGGCCAGGCAGAGGCCCACAATGTCAGCGAAGACTCTGAGAAGATTGTAGCTCTTCGGGAGTTTAAAGAAAAGCATCGGGAAGATCTGAAGGCgctgaagaggatggaggatgaaCACAAGTATGAGGTGGTGGAAACGGCTGAAGGGTAA
- the THOC6 gene encoding THO complex subunit 6 homolog isoform X2 encodes MDIQRSLELLHMTVYSQSVSPCGKYLAAGNNFGEIAIFSLSAALSSEAKEESKKPVISFAAHDGPIYAMVSTDRQLLSAGNGEVKAWNWSEIVKKGCKEAWCRRPTYKSSLEVPEINSLQLNLKDNSLLMAGGDCAIHMMDLESGAFTREYRGHTDYIHCLALRDQLRECLSGSEDGTVRLWDLRAGGQVQCIEVHKYEECSRPQYGKWISCLATDSDWMVCGGGPALTLWHLRSVTPTTVFPVQQCQQQVMFYQDLILSAGHSPTVNHLQISGEMKAQIPCIPCCVHSLSINEHSPEHKVLTAAGSSHRIDVFTNFGYRAFSLTFT; translated from the exons ATGGATATTCAGCGGTCTCTTGAGCTCCTGCATATGACTGTCTACTCTCAGAGTGTCTCTCCTTGTGGCAAGTATTTAGCTGCTGGGAACAATTTTGGAGAGATTGCCATATTCAG CCTCTCAGCAGCACTGAGTTCAGAGGCCAAGGAAGAGAGCAAGAAGCCGGTAATATCCTTTGCAG CCCACGATGGTCCCATCTATGCCATGGTCTCCACAGACCGGCAGCTACTGAGTGCTGGTAATGGTGAAGTCAAGGCCTGGAACTGGAGCGAGATTGTGAAGAAG GGTTGCAAAGAAGCCTGGTGCAGGAGGCCAACCTATAA GAGCAGCCTGGAGGTGCCAGAAATCAACAGCCTTCAACTGAACCTCAAG GATAACAGTCTTTTAATGGCTGGGGGAGACTGTGCTATCCACATGATGGATCTGGAGTCCGGAGCCTTTACT CGTGAATATCGGGGCCACACTGATTACATCCACTGCCTGGCTCTTCGGGATCAGCTTCGAGAGTGCCTATCAGGGAGTGAAGATGGCACCGTGCGCCTTTGGG ATTTGCGTGCTGGAGGTCAAGTGCAATGCATTGAAGTGCATAAATatgag GAATGCAGCCGGCCACAGTACGGGAAGTGGATCAGTTGCTTGGCAACAGACTCTGACTGGATG GTGTGTGGAGGGGGCCCAGCACTCACTCTGTGGCACCTTCGGTCTGTCACACCCACCACTGTCTTTCCcgtgcagcagtgtcagcagcaggTCATGTTCTACCAGGACCTG ATCCTCTCTGCTGGCCACAGCCCAACCGTCAACCACTTGCAGATAAGCGGGGAAATGAAGGCCCAGATCCCCTGCATACCCTGTTGCGTCCACTCGCTTTCCATCAATGAACACTCGCCAGAGCACAAG GTGCTCACAGCTGCTGGAAGCAGCCACCGGATCGATGTCTTCACCAACTTCGGTTACCGGGCCTTTTCCCTTACCTTCACCTAG
- the THOC6 gene encoding THO complex subunit 6 homolog isoform X1 has protein sequence MIEVEGAMGVLRMHSAQPKRSWQLMDIQRSLELLHMTVYSQSVSPCGKYLAAGNNFGEIAIFSLSAALSSEAKEESKKPVISFAAHDGPIYAMVSTDRQLLSAGNGEVKAWNWSEIVKKGCKEAWCRRPTYKSSLEVPEINSLQLNLKDNSLLMAGGDCAIHMMDLESGAFTREYRGHTDYIHCLALRDQLRECLSGSEDGTVRLWDLRAGGQVQCIEVHKYEECSRPQYGKWISCLATDSDWMVCGGGPALTLWHLRSVTPTTVFPVQQCQQQVMFYQDLILSAGHSPTVNHLQISGEMKAQIPCIPCCVHSLSINEHSPEHKVLTAAGSSHRIDVFTNFGYRAFSLTFT, from the exons ATGATAGAAGTGGAAGGAGCCATGGGTGTTCTCAGAATGCACTCTGCCCAGCCCAAGAGATCTTGGCAACTG ATGGATATTCAGCGGTCTCTTGAGCTCCTGCATATGACTGTCTACTCTCAGAGTGTCTCTCCTTGTGGCAAGTATTTAGCTGCTGGGAACAATTTTGGAGAGATTGCCATATTCAG CCTCTCAGCAGCACTGAGTTCAGAGGCCAAGGAAGAGAGCAAGAAGCCGGTAATATCCTTTGCAG CCCACGATGGTCCCATCTATGCCATGGTCTCCACAGACCGGCAGCTACTGAGTGCTGGTAATGGTGAAGTCAAGGCCTGGAACTGGAGCGAGATTGTGAAGAAG GGTTGCAAAGAAGCCTGGTGCAGGAGGCCAACCTATAA GAGCAGCCTGGAGGTGCCAGAAATCAACAGCCTTCAACTGAACCTCAAG GATAACAGTCTTTTAATGGCTGGGGGAGACTGTGCTATCCACATGATGGATCTGGAGTCCGGAGCCTTTACT CGTGAATATCGGGGCCACACTGATTACATCCACTGCCTGGCTCTTCGGGATCAGCTTCGAGAGTGCCTATCAGGGAGTGAAGATGGCACCGTGCGCCTTTGGG ATTTGCGTGCTGGAGGTCAAGTGCAATGCATTGAAGTGCATAAATatgag GAATGCAGCCGGCCACAGTACGGGAAGTGGATCAGTTGCTTGGCAACAGACTCTGACTGGATG GTGTGTGGAGGGGGCCCAGCACTCACTCTGTGGCACCTTCGGTCTGTCACACCCACCACTGTCTTTCCcgtgcagcagtgtcagcagcaggTCATGTTCTACCAGGACCTG ATCCTCTCTGCTGGCCACAGCCCAACCGTCAACCACTTGCAGATAAGCGGGGAAATGAAGGCCCAGATCCCCTGCATACCCTGTTGCGTCCACTCGCTTTCCATCAATGAACACTCGCCAGAGCACAAG GTGCTCACAGCTGCTGGAAGCAGCCACCGGATCGATGTCTTCACCAACTTCGGTTACCGGGCCTTTTCCCTTACCTTCACCTAG